A region from the Dinoroseobacter shibae DFL 12 = DSM 16493 genome encodes:
- a CDS encoding SDR family NAD(P)-dependent oxidoreductase, translating to MAYDLTDKIALVTGASRGLGHAVAEALAARGAHVIALARTVGALEELDDRIQAAGGSATLAPIDLTKEDAVAGICRAIYDRWGRIDLLVHCAVHAPTLSPVDHAAPKDYAKTFATNVEATQRVIRMVAPLLNEAAEGRAIFCADPRAGEKFFGLYGASKAAEAALVASWAAETVRTGPKVASFTPAPMPTATRARFFPGEDRTALSAPAAEAKRLLALLDA from the coding sequence ATGGCATATGATCTGACCGACAAGATTGCGCTGGTTACCGGCGCCTCCCGCGGGCTGGGGCACGCAGTGGCCGAGGCCCTGGCCGCGCGCGGCGCCCATGTTATCGCACTGGCGCGGACCGTGGGCGCGCTCGAAGAACTCGACGACCGGATCCAGGCCGCGGGCGGCAGCGCGACGCTCGCGCCGATCGACCTGACCAAGGAGGATGCGGTTGCCGGGATCTGCCGGGCTATCTACGACCGCTGGGGCCGGATCGACCTGCTGGTGCATTGCGCGGTCCATGCACCCACTCTGTCGCCGGTCGATCACGCCGCCCCCAAGGACTACGCCAAGACATTCGCCACCAATGTGGAGGCTACCCAGCGAGTGATCCGCATGGTCGCGCCTCTGCTCAACGAAGCCGCCGAGGGGCGCGCTATCTTCTGCGCCGATCCGCGGGCGGGCGAGAAATTCTTCGGGCTTTACGGGGCCTCCAAGGCGGCCGAGGCGGCCCTTGTGGCCAGCTGGGCCGCCGAGACCGTTCGGACCGGGCCGAAGGTCGCAAGCTTCACTCCCGCGCCCATGCCCACGGCCACCCGTGCCCGGTTCTTCCCCGGCGAGGATCGCACCGCCCTGAGCGCGCCTGCCGCGGAGGCCAAACGCCTGCTCGCCCTGCTCGACGCCTGA
- a CDS encoding DMT family transporter produces MPPRESIDAFGAVALVGFALLMGLNQVAIKIVGDGLQPVFAAGLRSLGAMICIWLWMRFRGLPLKVAPGTVKAGLAIGALFAIEFLCLFIALDINNVTRVSVLMYSMPVWLTLIGHWVLPGERMSLSKAVGLALAFAGVIVAFASRGSDLVTGSFWGDLLALGAAISWAGIGLLAKASALKTVRPEMQLMWQVAVSAAVLLALAPFFGPLVRDLAPIHVGSLLFQIVVIVSAGYIFWLWLLSIYPAGGVSSFAFLMPLSGFGFGWLLLDEPLSASLWLSLGLLLVGLVLINRPRRAR; encoded by the coding sequence ATGCCCCCCCGCGAGAGTATAGACGCCTTCGGTGCCGTGGCGCTGGTGGGCTTCGCCCTGCTGATGGGGCTCAACCAGGTCGCGATCAAGATCGTGGGCGATGGCTTGCAGCCGGTCTTTGCCGCAGGACTGCGCTCACTGGGCGCGATGATCTGCATCTGGCTCTGGATGCGGTTTCGCGGGCTGCCTCTGAAGGTGGCGCCGGGGACGGTCAAGGCGGGGCTGGCAATCGGAGCGCTCTTTGCGATCGAGTTCCTGTGCCTGTTCATCGCGCTCGACATCAATAACGTCACCCGGGTCAGCGTTCTGATGTATTCCATGCCAGTCTGGCTGACGTTGATTGGCCATTGGGTTTTGCCGGGCGAGCGGATGTCGCTGTCCAAGGCGGTCGGGCTGGCCCTGGCCTTTGCCGGGGTGATCGTGGCCTTCGCAAGCCGTGGCAGCGACCTGGTCACAGGGAGCTTCTGGGGCGATCTCTTGGCCCTCGGGGCGGCAATCAGCTGGGCGGGGATCGGACTGCTCGCCAAGGCCTCGGCGCTGAAGACTGTGCGCCCCGAGATGCAGCTGATGTGGCAAGTGGCGGTCTCGGCGGCGGTACTTCTGGCGTTAGCGCCGTTTTTCGGGCCACTGGTGCGGGATCTCGCGCCGATCCATGTCGGCTCGCTGCTGTTTCAGATCGTGGTTATCGTCTCTGCGGGCTACATCTTCTGGCTCTGGCTGTTGTCGATCTACCCCGCCGGAGGGGTGTCGAGCTTTGCCTTCCTGATGCCGCTGAGCGGTTTCGGGTTCGGCTGGCTGTTGCTTGACGAGCCCCTGAGCGCGAGCCTCTGGCTGTCTCTGGGGTTGCTGCTGGTGGGGCTCGTTCTGATCAACCGGCCGCGCCGGGCGCGCTGA
- a CDS encoding protein-L-isoaspartate(D-aspartate) O-methyltransferase, with product MSPSPEQVMQFLYALRSRGVRDRAVLTAMEKIDRGLFVEGVFSGRAYEDVPLPIACGQTISQPSIVGLMTQAAEIGPRHHVLEVGTGAGYQAAILSQLARRVWTVDRHRRLTRAAEARFKALDLTNVTVLTGDGSFGLPDQAPFDRILVTAAAEDPPGPLLAQLREGGIMVVPVGQSDAVQSLIKVTRTESGFDYEEMRSVRFVPLVEGIAPENSA from the coding sequence ATGAGCCCATCGCCGGAACAGGTCATGCAGTTCCTCTATGCTCTGCGCTCGCGCGGGGTTCGGGACAGGGCGGTCCTGACGGCGATGGAAAAGATCGACCGCGGCCTCTTCGTCGAAGGCGTGTTTTCGGGCCGCGCCTATGAGGACGTGCCCTTGCCCATCGCCTGTGGCCAGACCATCAGCCAGCCCTCGATCGTGGGGTTGATGACACAGGCCGCCGAGATCGGGCCCCGCCACCATGTTCTCGAAGTGGGCACAGGCGCAGGCTACCAGGCGGCGATCCTCAGCCAACTTGCCCGCCGCGTGTGGACCGTGGACCGTCACCGCCGCCTGACCCGTGCCGCCGAGGCCCGGTTCAAGGCGCTCGATCTGACCAATGTGACGGTTCTGACCGGTGACGGGAGCTTCGGTTTGCCCGACCAGGCCCCGTTCGACCGTATCCTCGTGACCGCAGCCGCCGAAGATCCCCCCGGTCCGCTCTTGGCGCAACTGCGCGAGGGGGGTATCATGGTCGTGCCGGTGGGGCAGTCGGATGCGGTGCAGAGCCTGATCAAGGTCACGCGAACCGAGAGCGGTTTCGACTATGAAGAGATGCGCAGCGTGCGGTTTGTCCCCCTGGTAGAAGGCATCGCGCCGGAGAACAGCGCCTGA
- a CDS encoding Fur family transcriptional regulator, translated as MTDTILSRCETKGLRITGPRRVIATVLDAARDHPDVEELYARATALDPSISLATVYRTVKLFEEAGILEKVDFGDGRARYEDAERDHHDHLIDLNSGKVIEFVSPEIEALQEKIAEKLGYRLKGHKLELYGVPMKKK; from the coding sequence ATGACCGATACGATCCTCAGCCGCTGCGAGACCAAGGGCCTGCGCATCACCGGACCGCGCCGCGTGATCGCGACGGTTCTGGACGCGGCGCGGGACCACCCGGATGTGGAAGAGCTTTACGCGCGCGCCACCGCGCTCGATCCCAGCATCTCGCTCGCCACGGTCTACCGCACGGTCAAACTGTTCGAGGAGGCCGGGATCCTTGAGAAGGTCGATTTCGGCGATGGCCGCGCGCGCTACGAGGATGCCGAGCGCGACCACCACGACCACCTGATCGACCTCAATTCGGGCAAGGTGATCGAATTCGTCTCGCCCGAGATCGAAGCGCTGCAAGAAAAGATCGCAGAGAAGCTGGGTTACCGGCTGAAGGGCCACAAGCTCGAACTCTACGGCGTGCCGATGAAGAAGAAGTGA
- a CDS encoding DUF1284 domain-containing protein: MIRFRPHHFLCALGFEGKGYSDRFTANMHEIVVTRLRAAGGDATEITVTAHTDAICAPCPKRRGRLCVDQGKIARLDRAHGTALDLAAGEVITWGQAQDRMARLVPDDLDRICAGCRWLEMGMCKAALARLRQSRTVMDTPSLDRDAAPEVRATEASSATVVSDQTSRREPG; this comes from the coding sequence ATGATCCGGTTCCGGCCGCATCATTTCCTGTGCGCCCTGGGGTTCGAGGGCAAGGGCTATTCCGACCGGTTCACGGCCAACATGCACGAGATCGTGGTGACGCGCCTGCGCGCGGCCGGTGGTGACGCGACCGAGATCACCGTGACTGCCCATACGGACGCGATCTGCGCGCCCTGCCCCAAGCGGCGCGGACGGCTTTGTGTGGATCAAGGCAAGATCGCGCGGCTGGACCGGGCCCATGGCACGGCGCTCGATCTGGCGGCAGGCGAGGTGATCACCTGGGGGCAGGCGCAGGACCGCATGGCGCGGCTGGTGCCTGACGACCTGGACCGGATCTGCGCCGGATGCCGCTGGCTGGAGATGGGGATGTGCAAGGCGGCGCTGGCGCGGCTGCGGCAGTCGCGAACGGTCATGGACACGCCGTCGCTCGACCGGGACGCGGCACCAGAAGTCAGAGCCACCGAGGCATCCAGCGCGACCGTGGTTTCGGATCAGACCTCACGCCGTGAGCCCGGATAG
- the surE gene encoding 5'/3'-nucleotidase SurE, with translation MRILITNDDGINAPGLEVLAEIAAEIAGPGGEVWTVAPAFEQSGVGHCISYTQPTMIAELGPRRYAAEGSPADCVMAGLYDVMNGDAPDLILSGVNRGNNSGENALYSGTLGGAMEGALQGHKAIALSQYYGPAMATADDPFDAARRHGVAVVRKLLAADQWGGPGYGTFYNVNFPPVLAAGVKGVRAAPQGLRSHARFRVEAQLSPSGRRFLWVQGSAQNVPAEQGSDVSLNLDGYISVTPMRADLTAYDKLADLEAALA, from the coding sequence ATGCGCATCCTCATTACCAATGACGACGGTATCAACGCCCCCGGGCTCGAGGTCCTGGCGGAAATCGCCGCCGAGATCGCTGGTCCGGGTGGCGAGGTCTGGACCGTGGCCCCGGCGTTCGAGCAGTCCGGTGTGGGCCATTGCATCAGCTATACCCAACCCACCATGATCGCCGAGCTGGGCCCGCGCCGCTATGCCGCCGAGGGCAGCCCGGCCGATTGCGTGATGGCCGGTCTCTATGACGTGATGAACGGCGATGCGCCGGACCTGATCCTGTCCGGGGTGAACCGGGGTAACAATTCCGGGGAGAACGCACTCTATTCCGGCACCCTGGGCGGGGCCATGGAGGGTGCGCTGCAAGGCCACAAGGCCATCGCGTTGTCGCAGTATTACGGGCCCGCCATGGCGACTGCCGACGACCCGTTTGACGCCGCTCGCCGCCACGGGGTCGCGGTGGTGCGCAAGCTGCTGGCTGCGGATCAGTGGGGTGGGCCGGGTTACGGCACCTTCTACAACGTCAACTTCCCGCCGGTGCTGGCCGCCGGTGTGAAAGGGGTGCGCGCGGCCCCACAAGGACTTCGTTCGCATGCGCGGTTCCGGGTAGAGGCGCAGCTGTCGCCGTCTGGCCGGCGGTTCCTGTGGGTCCAGGGCAGTGCACAGAACGTGCCGGCCGAGCAAGGCAGCGACGTGAGTCTCAACCTCGACGGCTATATCTCGGTCACGCCCATGCGCGCCGACCTGACCGCCTATGACAAACTCGCCGACCTGGAGGCCGCCCTGGCATGA
- a CDS encoding LysM peptidoglycan-binding domain-containing protein, with the protein MTDISQPPKCGARRTASVLAICSALALAGCDTSTMDFDMRDAFGGPFSTAGAVGAPAAPRPEPDERGVISYADYQVVLSRQGDTANTIAARLGVDPGALARFNGLNPETVLREGEVLALPTRVAEPVGTTDIAVLASGAIERAELPEGTSSVDTPLVRAVPSAELSGPTPMQHKVQRGETAYSIARLYDISVRALADWNGLGPDLAVREGQVLLVPLTTAAAAPAAAPEQPAPGQGSVAPVPPSASTPLPEPEPVAAVPDAPDMGQFQTEASDSASFAFPVAGRIIRDYDKGRNDGIGIAADPGTPVVAAGDGEVAAITRDTDQVPILVLRHPDNLLTVYANVGDIAVEKGDTVRRGQQVATVATGDPSFLHFEIREGIESVDPVPYLN; encoded by the coding sequence ATGACCGACATCTCCCAGCCTCCCAAGTGCGGCGCGCGGCGCACCGCCTCGGTATTGGCGATCTGTAGCGCCCTGGCCCTGGCGGGCTGCGACACCTCGACCATGGATTTCGACATGCGGGACGCATTCGGCGGCCCGTTCTCGACTGCCGGCGCAGTGGGGGCGCCCGCCGCCCCACGGCCCGAGCCCGATGAGCGCGGGGTGATTTCCTATGCCGACTATCAGGTGGTCCTGTCGCGGCAGGGCGACACCGCCAACACCATCGCCGCGCGGCTCGGGGTCGACCCGGGCGCGCTGGCACGGTTCAACGGGCTGAACCCGGAAACCGTGCTGCGAGAGGGCGAGGTTCTGGCCCTGCCGACCCGGGTGGCAGAGCCTGTGGGCACCACGGATATCGCGGTCCTCGCTTCGGGCGCGATCGAACGGGCGGAGCTGCCCGAAGGCACCAGCAGCGTAGACACCCCGCTGGTGCGCGCCGTGCCCTCGGCGGAACTGTCCGGCCCGACACCAATGCAACACAAGGTGCAGCGCGGGGAGACAGCCTATTCCATCGCGCGGCTCTACGACATCTCGGTGCGAGCTTTGGCGGACTGGAACGGACTGGGTCCGGATCTCGCGGTGCGCGAGGGACAAGTTCTGCTGGTGCCGCTGACCACAGCGGCTGCGGCCCCTGCCGCCGCCCCCGAGCAGCCCGCGCCCGGGCAGGGTAGCGTCGCGCCGGTCCCACCGAGTGCCAGTACCCCCCTGCCCGAGCCGGAACCCGTGGCCGCCGTGCCCGACGCGCCCGACATGGGGCAGTTCCAGACCGAGGCCTCGGACAGTGCGAGCTTCGCCTTCCCGGTCGCGGGCCGGATCATCCGCGATTACGACAAGGGCCGGAACGACGGCATCGGCATCGCTGCGGACCCGGGCACGCCCGTGGTGGCGGCGGGCGACGGCGAGGTCGCCGCGATCACCCGTGATACGGACCAGGTGCCGATCCTGGTGCTGCGGCACCCGGACAACCTGCTGACGGTCTACGCCAATGTGGGAGATATCGCCGTGGAGAAGGGCGATACCGTGCGTCGGGGACAGCAGGTCGCGACCGTGGCCACGGGCGATCCGTCCTTCCTGCATTTCGAGATCCGCGAAGGGATCGAAAGCGTCGACCCGGTGCCCTACCTGAATTGA
- a CDS encoding DUF533 domain-containing protein: protein MSFMGTLAKVAIGYAAARGVDKLSGGEGLAALLGGGQAEAGSLFGGAETEGTLGGLFGDESGGLGGVFDNLRDGAGGDGDGGLLGLAGLAGVLGLAGGAAAATTSLGDILSGHIDDGAAGREEEDTAKLLLRAMIQAAKSDGGIDMQEKQRILATVGDASPGEVAFVTAQMQAPLDPAGLAADTPEGLRDRVYGAALMTIRLDSPAEARFLTDLGTALGLTAAQRAALHRRMGAPTLPG from the coding sequence ATGAGTTTCATGGGAACGCTGGCCAAGGTGGCCATCGGCTACGCCGCGGCCCGGGGAGTGGACAAGCTGTCCGGGGGCGAAGGGCTGGCAGCTTTGCTCGGCGGCGGGCAGGCCGAGGCGGGCAGCCTGTTCGGCGGGGCCGAGACCGAAGGCACCCTTGGCGGGCTGTTCGGTGACGAGTCCGGCGGCCTTGGCGGTGTGTTCGACAATCTGCGCGATGGTGCTGGAGGTGACGGAGATGGCGGCTTGCTTGGGCTTGCCGGGCTCGCGGGCGTTCTGGGATTGGCAGGCGGCGCGGCGGCCGCGACCACCAGCCTCGGCGACATCCTGTCGGGCCATATCGACGACGGTGCGGCCGGCCGGGAGGAGGAGGACACCGCCAAGCTGCTACTTCGGGCGATGATCCAAGCGGCCAAGTCCGACGGCGGCATCGACATGCAGGAGAAACAACGCATCCTCGCCACCGTGGGCGACGCCAGCCCCGGCGAGGTCGCTTTCGTCACGGCACAGATGCAGGCCCCGCTCGATCCTGCAGGCCTCGCGGCGGACACGCCGGAGGGGCTGCGCGACCGGGTCTACGGCGCGGCGCTGATGACGATCAGGCTCGACAGCCCGGCCGAGGCGCGTTTCCTGACCGATCTTGGCACCGCGCTTGGTCTGACGGCAGCCCAGCGTGCCGCCCTGCACCGGCGGATGGGCGCGCCGACGCTTCCGGGCTGA
- the ltaE gene encoding low-specificity L-threonine aldolase, translating into MTLYSSGIAPVGTICDLRSDTVTRPCAGMRAAMADAEVGDDCYGEDPTVLRLEAVLAERTDKAAGLFFPTGCMSNLAALMAQCARGEEVIVGRDYHVYADEAASASVLGALSLVPIPVAEDGGLEPAEIRAALKPEDVHYARSRLLCLENTVGGRAVPLARMAAAVRTGREAGLSVHLDGARFFNAVTALGSSEAELAGLADTVSLCLSKGLGAPAGTVLVGPTPVIAEARRLRKLLGGGMRQSGVLAAAGLWALEHQLPRLAEDHARAARLARALIPLGTVRQGTNMVFFTPPVQNRAALAARMAGQGVRISDPGEGAIRLVVHRDVDDAALTAAIAAFESCL; encoded by the coding sequence ATGACCCTCTACAGCAGCGGTATCGCCCCGGTGGGGACGATCTGTGATTTGCGCTCGGATACCGTGACCCGGCCCTGCGCCGGGATGCGCGCGGCGATGGCGGACGCCGAGGTAGGGGATGACTGCTACGGCGAGGATCCAACCGTGTTGCGCCTGGAAGCGGTCCTGGCGGAGCGGACGGACAAGGCGGCGGGGCTGTTTTTTCCAACCGGCTGCATGAGCAACCTGGCCGCCCTGATGGCCCAATGCGCCCGCGGCGAAGAGGTGATTGTGGGACGCGACTACCATGTCTACGCGGATGAGGCGGCCTCGGCGAGTGTTCTGGGTGCACTGTCACTGGTTCCGATACCGGTGGCAGAAGATGGCGGGCTGGAGCCTGCAGAGATCCGCGCGGCACTGAAGCCGGAGGATGTGCATTACGCCCGCTCGCGCCTGCTGTGCCTTGAAAACACCGTGGGCGGGCGCGCGGTGCCGCTGGCTCGAATGGCAGCAGCAGTGCGGACCGGGCGGGAGGCGGGGCTTTCGGTCCACCTCGATGGTGCGCGGTTCTTCAACGCAGTGACGGCACTGGGCTCTAGCGAGGCGGAACTGGCGGGCTTGGCGGATACCGTGTCGCTCTGCCTCTCCAAGGGGCTGGGGGCGCCTGCGGGAACGGTGCTGGTCGGACCCACACCCGTGATTGCCGAGGCGCGGCGGCTGCGCAAGCTGTTGGGGGGCGGGATGCGCCAGTCTGGGGTGCTGGCCGCGGCGGGCCTCTGGGCGCTGGAGCACCAGCTGCCGAGACTGGCAGAGGATCACGCCCGGGCCGCACGCCTCGCGCGGGCCCTGATCCCGCTCGGGACGGTACGGCAAGGCACCAACATGGTCTTCTTCACGCCGCCGGTGCAGAACCGCGCCGCGCTCGCGGCACGCATGGCGGGGCAGGGTGTGCGGATCAGCGATCCGGGCGAAGGTGCGATCCGGCTGGTGGTGCACAGGGATGTGGACGACGCCGCCCTGACGGCCGCAATCGCTGCGTTCGAGAGTTGTCTCTGA
- a CDS encoding pirin family protein, whose protein sequence is MTFRPVKSTHMAQPTMEGAGVHLHRVFGFGDPSDSDPFLLLDDFRNDDPQAYEKGFPWHPHRGIETITYVLEGEVDHGDSLGNRGTLGAGSVQWMTAGSGILHQEMPRGNAAGQMHGFQLWANLPSAQKMTTPRYQDIAGSDIPEVIEDDGTRARVITGSFWGVRGPVDGIAAEPQYLDISMPPNTRRVLPVDTYANTFAYVFAGAARFRDASAPVGVRVEKEVAGEEINIRDMSGNRTLVRFDTGDEISVTSGPEGARFLLVSGRPIEEPVAWHGPIVMNTRAELQQAMRDLNNGTFIKPVH, encoded by the coding sequence ATGACCTTTCGCCCCGTGAAATCGACACATATGGCGCAACCCACGATGGAGGGTGCGGGCGTACACCTGCACCGCGTGTTCGGCTTCGGCGACCCGTCCGACAGCGATCCCTTCCTGTTGCTGGACGATTTCCGCAACGACGATCCGCAGGCCTATGAAAAAGGTTTCCCCTGGCACCCGCACCGGGGGATCGAGACGATCACCTATGTGCTGGAAGGTGAGGTGGACCACGGTGACAGCCTCGGCAATCGAGGCACGCTTGGCGCAGGATCGGTACAGTGGATGACCGCCGGGTCGGGGATCCTGCACCAGGAAATGCCTCGCGGGAATGCCGCCGGGCAGATGCATGGGTTTCAGTTGTGGGCAAATCTGCCCAGTGCGCAGAAGATGACCACGCCGCGGTACCAGGACATCGCGGGCAGCGACATTCCCGAAGTGATCGAGGATGACGGCACCCGGGCCCGCGTGATCACCGGCAGTTTCTGGGGCGTGCGCGGCCCCGTGGACGGGATCGCGGCCGAGCCCCAGTATCTCGACATTTCCATGCCGCCAAACACGCGCCGCGTCCTTCCCGTGGACACCTATGCCAACACCTTTGCCTATGTGTTCGCGGGGGCGGCGCGGTTCCGCGACGCTTCCGCGCCCGTGGGGGTGCGCGTCGAGAAGGAGGTTGCCGGAGAGGAGATCAACATCCGTGACATGTCGGGCAATCGCACGCTGGTTCGCTTCGACACTGGGGACGAGATTTCGGTGACATCGGGCCCCGAGGGCGCCCGGTTCCTGTTGGTCTCTGGGCGCCCGATCGAGGAGCCCGTGGCGTGGCATGGGCCGATCGTGATGAACACCCGCGCCGAACTGCAGCAAGCGATGCGGGATCTCAACAACGGCACCTTCATCAAGCCCGTGCACTGA
- a CDS encoding biotin transporter BioY: MSTTTLSQAAFGETTLLRKALLVLGGSLFIAVAAQVSVPMFPVPMTLQMLAILLVGFAFGARLGAATVLVYLGQGLAGLPVFANGMNGLAFAGPTAGFLIGFVAVAYIAGLAAERGFAKGFVGTTVAALVASALVYIPGVAWPMLVASSFGIEGGWVGIGADKAWAWFMGPFLLGDAVKAVIAALIVSGAWKVLRRA; the protein is encoded by the coding sequence ATGAGCACCACGACCCTCTCCCAAGCCGCGTTCGGCGAGACGACACTTCTGCGCAAGGCCCTGCTGGTTCTGGGCGGATCGCTCTTCATCGCCGTTGCGGCGCAGGTCAGCGTTCCGATGTTTCCGGTGCCGATGACCCTGCAGATGCTGGCGATACTGCTGGTAGGCTTTGCCTTCGGCGCCCGCCTCGGGGCGGCGACGGTGCTGGTCTATCTCGGCCAGGGCCTGGCGGGGCTGCCGGTCTTTGCCAATGGCATGAACGGACTGGCCTTTGCCGGCCCGACCGCGGGCTTCCTGATCGGCTTCGTGGCCGTGGCCTATATCGCCGGGCTGGCCGCCGAGCGCGGGTTCGCCAAAGGCTTCGTCGGCACGACGGTGGCGGCCCTGGTGGCCTCGGCGCTGGTCTATATTCCCGGCGTGGCCTGGCCGATGCTGGTGGCGTCGTCGTTCGGGATCGAAGGCGGCTGGGTCGGCATCGGCGCCGACAAGGCCTGGGCCTGGTTCATGGGGCCGTTCCTTCTGGGCGATGCGGTCAAGGCCGTGATCGCGGCGTTGATCGTCTCCGGGGCCTGGAAGGTGCTGCGCCGCGCCTGA
- a CDS encoding cation:proton antiporter, with translation MDFFQIASLLVVIAALFGVINHLYLRLPPSIGILLVALAASLSVMGIDALFPQSVMREAVTGMVARLEFSDALLDGMLGLLLFAGALHVKISDLRHEGRIVLLMATLGVLISTVVAGVGFWALAGAPVLIALVFGALISPTDPVAVLGVLRSTNMPKSLETKIAGESLFNDGVGYVVFLILVGLAFPAQAHMDAGFFNAVFLFVRKAGGGALVGLVLGWLTFKLMVRVDDYALDVMLTLALALGGYSLSVWLGVSAPIMAVVAGLMIGEVLSEHRMSELTRTQVDMFWHLIDQILNAILFLMIGFEIFAVTFSHASFGLIVGAIVLSLIARLAAVAIPLYLVRSPADLTPEAIPIMTWGGLKGGISVALVLSLPETEWTQVLLTAVYVVVIFSIVVQGLTVAPLARALSRQARAAQKAARAEVAGSGTRDMQAPRQR, from the coding sequence ATGGATTTCTTTCAGATCGCGTCGCTGCTGGTGGTGATCGCCGCTCTCTTCGGTGTCATCAATCACCTGTACCTACGCCTGCCCCCCTCGATCGGGATCTTGCTGGTGGCGCTTGCTGCCTCGCTCTCGGTGATGGGGATCGACGCGCTCTTTCCGCAGAGCGTCATGCGCGAGGCCGTGACAGGAATGGTGGCGCGGCTGGAATTCTCCGACGCGCTGCTCGACGGGATGCTGGGCCTGCTGCTCTTTGCCGGGGCGCTGCATGTGAAGATCTCGGACCTGCGCCACGAAGGCCGCATCGTGCTGCTCATGGCGACCCTCGGCGTGCTGATCTCCACCGTAGTGGCGGGCGTGGGGTTCTGGGCGCTTGCGGGCGCACCGGTGCTGATCGCGCTGGTGTTCGGGGCGTTGATCTCGCCCACCGACCCCGTCGCCGTTCTGGGCGTGTTGCGCTCAACGAACATGCCCAAGAGCCTTGAGACCAAGATCGCGGGCGAGAGCCTGTTCAATGACGGGGTCGGATACGTGGTGTTCCTGATCCTCGTGGGACTGGCCTTTCCGGCGCAGGCCCACATGGACGCGGGGTTCTTCAACGCGGTCTTTCTGTTCGTGCGGAAGGCTGGGGGCGGGGCGCTGGTCGGGCTGGTGCTGGGCTGGCTGACCTTCAAGCTGATGGTTCGGGTGGACGATTACGCGCTTGACGTGATGCTGACCCTGGCACTGGCGCTCGGAGGGTATTCGCTGTCCGTGTGGCTGGGGGTATCGGCCCCGATCATGGCCGTGGTCGCAGGGCTGATGATCGGCGAGGTTCTGTCCGAGCACCGCATGTCCGAGCTGACGCGGACCCAGGTCGACATGTTCTGGCACCTGATCGACCAGATCCTGAACGCGATCCTCTTCCTGATGATCGGGTTCGAGATTTTCGCCGTCACCTTCAGTCACGCATCTTTCGGGCTGATCGTCGGCGCGATTGTCCTGTCGCTGATCGCGCGGCTCGCGGCGGTGGCAATCCCGCTCTACCTCGTGCGCAGTCCCGCCGACCTGACCCCGGAGGCGATCCCGATCATGACCTGGGGCGGGCTGAAGGGCGGGATTTCGGTGGCGCTGGTTCTATCCCTGCCCGAAACCGAGTGGACGCAGGTGCTGCTGACGGCGGTCTATGTGGTCGTGATCTTCTCGATCGTGGTACAAGGTTTGACAGTGGCGCCATTGGCCCGGGCGCTCAGCCGACAGGCACGGGCCGCGCAGAAGGCCGCGCGCGCAGAGGTTGCTGGGTCGGGCACGCGGGATATGCAAGCACCCCGGCAGAGGTGA